Proteins encoded in a region of the Halothiobacillus diazotrophicus genome:
- a CDS encoding efflux RND transporter periplasmic adaptor subunit gives MTTRPIRTPALLPLPTSRRHSRMLALAGLSLLAGMTLLPNVGFSAESGQPQPIAIPEAMRPNMDITSEPLHFGKSLPVTQGIVHIAASSSGQSQEMASAAVSAPIAGKVVGDLPQLGQSVKAGEALVTLISPQLAQDQAQWSMANAQAAVARQSLNRDQALYKNGLIAKKRLDATRAEAETAAAELAGATARLRLAGVTHPGQNLKSDAAKLVVTAPIGGVVTQRSVIPGTRVTTGQPLLEITATNQQWWLMPVPPALAPTPGTQASLKIDGCPEAAPVRLIDLTVDPHSQMITLRAQPKTACPALRPGQIGTATLWITSAQSYASVPITALTELDDSTHVFVQRGDQYLPIPVSLHGEGDGQAFVTGPFQAEDRVVTQGMSRLKALGEGMGAQ, from the coding sequence ATGACGACGCGCCCGATCCGCACCCCCGCCCTGCTCCCCCTGCCGACTTCACGGCGCCATTCCCGGATGCTGGCGCTCGCAGGCCTTTCGCTCCTGGCCGGCATGACCCTGTTACCCAACGTCGGATTTTCGGCCGAGTCAGGCCAACCTCAGCCGATTGCCATTCCCGAAGCCATGCGGCCCAACATGGACATCACGAGCGAGCCGCTGCATTTCGGCAAGTCGCTGCCGGTGACCCAGGGCATCGTGCACATCGCCGCTTCGTCCAGCGGACAGAGCCAGGAAATGGCCAGTGCGGCAGTTTCTGCGCCCATCGCCGGAAAGGTGGTCGGCGATCTCCCGCAACTGGGACAAAGCGTCAAGGCTGGCGAAGCGCTCGTCACCCTCATCAGTCCGCAACTCGCTCAGGATCAGGCCCAGTGGTCAATGGCCAATGCCCAGGCCGCCGTCGCCCGGCAGAGTCTGAACCGCGATCAAGCTCTCTACAAGAACGGCCTGATCGCGAAAAAACGCCTGGATGCCACACGGGCAGAGGCAGAAACGGCCGCCGCCGAACTGGCGGGCGCCACGGCACGGCTCCGGCTGGCCGGCGTCACGCATCCGGGACAGAACCTCAAATCCGATGCCGCCAAGCTGGTCGTCACGGCCCCGATCGGCGGGGTGGTGACCCAGCGCAGCGTCATCCCCGGAACCCGGGTCACCACGGGACAGCCCCTCCTGGAAATCACCGCGACCAATCAGCAATGGTGGCTGATGCCCGTGCCGCCGGCATTGGCCCCCACCCCGGGCACGCAGGCGTCGCTGAAGATCGATGGCTGTCCGGAAGCGGCCCCCGTCCGTCTGATCGACCTGACCGTCGACCCGCACAGCCAGATGATCACCCTGCGCGCCCAGCCCAAAACCGCCTGCCCGGCGCTTCGACCCGGCCAGATCGGCACGGCGACGCTCTGGATCACCTCGGCGCAGTCATACGCATCCGTGCCGATTACCGCCCTGACCGAGCTGGACGACAGCACCCATGTCTTCGTCCAACGGGGTGATCAATACCTGCCCATTCCGGTCTCGCTCCATGGCGAAGGTGATGGTCAGGCGTTCGTGACCGGACCCTTCCAGGCGGAGGACCGTGTGGTGACCCAGGGCATGAGTCGTCTTAAGGCGCTCGGCGAAGGCATGGGGGCGCAATAA